The Sphaeramia orbicularis chromosome 16, fSphaOr1.1, whole genome shotgun sequence genome window below encodes:
- the LOC115434874 gene encoding free fatty acid receptor 2-like produces the protein MQECHTGLCLSVYVVTFVLGFPANVLAFYTFCRKVRQKPTPIDILLLNLTISDLLFLLFLPFKMQEVMNDMIWDMPYPLCPLSGFIFYMTIYNSTFFLTAVSVERYLGVAFPIQHSLKRRPVYAVAASIFFWIFSIAHLSIVFIIPFITTDSEGPPNSTSTHNASILSASVENKRNEEVCYENFTDAQLDILLPVRLELCLVLFCIPFLISSFCYINFIRILSKLHHIDRRRRLRAIGMALGTLVVFALCFGPYNVSHIVGYITWKSPDWRDKALLCSTFNACLDPLIFYFSSSAVRGTVGSVLEEVKSHLRRCTSCHMFRALRINKTAKDKESKQEETNTI, from the coding sequence ATGCAGGAGTGCCACACCGGACTGTGTCTGTCCGTCTATGTCGTGACCTTTGTGCTGGGCTTCCCGGCCAATGTCCTCGCCTTTTACACTTTTTGTAGGAAAGTGAGGCAAAAACCCACCCCGATAGACATCCTCCTCCTCAATCTGACCATCTCtgacctcctctttcttctcttcctGCCTTTCAAGATGCAGGAGGTTATGAACGATATGATCTGGGACATGCCCTACCCCCTTTGCCCCCTGTCTGGTTTCATCTTCTACATGACCATCTACAACAGTACCTTCTTCCTCACTGCTGTTAGCGTTGAGCGCTACCTGGGTGTTGCGTTCCCCATCCAACACTCCCTCAAACGGCGGCCTGTGTACGCTGTTGCTGCCAGTATCTTCTTCTGGATTTTCTCCATCGCCCACCTGAGCATCGTGTTCATCATACCCTTTATCACCACAGATTCAGAAGGCCCCCCAAATAGCACATCAACCCACAACGCCTCAATTTTGTCTGCCTCCgttgaaaataaaagaaatgaagagGTTTGTTATGAAAATTTCACAGATGCCCAGCTGGATATCCTTCTGCCAGTCCGTTTGGAGCTCTGTTTGGTCCTCTTTTGCATCCCGTTCCTGATTTCCAGTTTTTGCTACATCAACTTCATCAGGATCCTGTCCAAGTTACATCATATTGATCGGCGCCGGCGTCTGCGGGCTATTGGCATGGCTTTAGGAACACTGGTGGTGTTCGCTTTATGTTTTGGCCCCTATAATGTCTCGCACATCGTGGGTTATATCACATGGAAAAGCCCGGACTGGAGAGACAAGGCCCTGCTGTGCAGCACCTTCAACGCTTGCCTAGATCCTCTTATTTTCTATTTCTCCTCGTCAGCTGTGAGAGGGACTGTAGGTAGTGTGTTGGAAGAAGTTAAAAGCCACCTGCGCAGGTGCACGTCCTGTCACATGTTCAGAGCCTTGAGAATTAACAAGACTGCAAAAGATAAGGAAAGCAAACAAGAGGAGACCAATACTATCTAA